GCAGATTATAAGAATATATATATAATGGCAAATCGAGGAGCTAATGGAATCGATGGAGTAATTTCTAGTGCTTTGGGAGCTGGTGTTATCAGATCACCACTAGTGCTTGTTATTGGCGATTTATCCTTTTTTCATGATTTGAACGGTTTGCTTTTCACTAAGCTATATGATCTAAATATAACAATCATTGTTATAAATAATGATGGCGGAGGTATTTTTTCATTTCTGCCCCAGGCAAATAATAAAGATTGTTTTGAAATGTTATTTGGCACCCCAATTGGATTGGATTATGAACATATAGTCAAAATGTATGGAGGCTCCTTTACGCGTATCTCCAACTGGGGGGAATTTCGTGAAAAAATAACCAAATGTGCTTTATCCAAAGGTCTTTCAGTAATAGAAATACCATCAAACAGGGACGAAAATGCTAGAATACATAAAAAACTCTGGCAGTCTCTTTCTGATGTTATTGATACAATGTTCCAAGATGAAGATAAACAAAAGGGAGTGTGAATAATGGCTGTTAAGTGGATGAGAGAAGGTAGCTATGAAGATATTATCTATGAAACGTATAATGGAATTGCAAAAATTACTATTAATCGACCTGAGGTACGCAATGCCTTTCGACCTAAAACAGTAACGGAATTGATTGATGCCTTTACATATGCACGTGATGATGCTCATATTGGAGTTATTATCCTGGCAGGTGCAGGGGTTGATGCCTTTTGTTCCGGTGGAGATCAAAAAGTACGTGGACATGGGGGTTATGTGGGAGATGATAAAATACCACGTTTAAATGTTTTAGATTTACAGCGCTTGATACGTGTAATCCCAAAACCTGTAGTTGCAATGGTTTCCGGTTATGCCATTGGTGGGGGCCATGTTTTACACATTGTCTGTGATTTAACCATTGCCGCTGATAATGCTGTGTTTGGACAAACAGGCCCCAGGGTAGGAAGCTTTGATGCCGGATATGGTGCCGGTTATCTTGCTAGAATTGTTGGACATAAGAAAGCTCGGGAAATCTGGTATTTGTGCCGTCAATATTCTGCCCAGGAGGCGCTGGAAATGGGTTTAGTTAATACTGTTGTACCCCTTGAAAGACTTGAAGAGGAAACGGTGAAATGGTGTGAAGAAATGCTGGAAAATTCTCCAACTGCCCTGCGTTTTTTAAAGGCTTCCTTTAATGCTGATACAGATGGGTTAGCTGGACTACAGCAGTTGGCTGGAGATGCAACTTTGCTTTTTTATACAACAGATGAAGCTAAAGAAGGACGGGATGCATTTAAAGAAAAACGCAGACCTGAATTCAAGAAATTTCCTCGTTTTCCATAAAGGTTAAGCAAAAACTTTTGCTTTTAAACAGCTTGATAAAAACCCTCATCAAGCTGTTTTTGTACGTAGATATTTTTATAGTGAAAGGAGTATTGTCTGATGAGTAGCGAAAAAATGCCTAACTGGCTGCATAAACGATCAGAGCTTACTCCAGAAAGGATTGCCCTGCGGAGTGAAGATGAACAATATACTTTTGCCCAGTTAAATGAAGGCTCAAAAAAAATGGCCCAAAGATTAGCTCAATTAGGTGTAAAGGAAAATGATCATGTTGCACTATTAATGAACAATAATATTTGTACTGTAGAAATAATCCATGGATTGGAGTATCTTGGGGCTGTAATGGTTTTGCTTAATACTCGCCTAACTTCATTTGAATTAACCTGGCAATTGAAGGACTCAAAAACTACATTCCTTATTTATGATGGAGATTATGAGGAAACGGTTGCAGTAGTTGTTTTAGGAAATCAAGCCCTGCAGGTGGCAGCAGTGGATCAGCTCCTGGCACTAAAGGGAAAAGATGCTCCATTAAAATATGAAATTGCTTTAGAACAGTTACATACGATTATTTATACATCAGGTACAACAGGTAATCCCAAGGGCGTTATGTTAACATATGGAAACCACTGGTGGAGTGCTGTAGCCTCTGCCTTAAATCTTGGTTTGCATAATAACGACTGTTGGCTGCTTTGTGTACCTGTTTTTCATGTTAGCGGTTTATCTATTTTGATGAGAAGTGTTATTTATGGTATCAGCGTTGATATTCATGAAGCTTTTGACCCGGCAAAGGTAAATAAGGCTATTAAACATAATCAGATATCAATTATTTCTGTAGTTGGTGTTATGTTAACCAGGATGCTAGGCGAACTGATTGATTTATCTTATCCAGGTACATTGCGCTGTGTTTTATTGGGGGGAGGCTCAGTGCCACAATCATTACTTCAGCAAAGTAAAAAAGGCAATATCCCAGTATTCCAGACATATGGAATGACTGAAACTGCTTCTCAGATAGCAACACTTGGCCCAGATTACTTAACATCAAAGCTGGGTTCGGCAGGAAAGGCCTTGTTTCCAGCACAGCTCAAAATTATTAAAGATGAAAAAGAGCAAGGAACTGGGGAAGTTGGTGAAATTGTGGTCAAGGGCCCGAATGTAACCAAGGGCTACTACGGAAATCAGCAGGAAACAAGCAAAACTATTAAAGACGGCTGGCTTTATACTGGTGACATGGGCTATAAAGATGAGGATGGTTTTTTATACGTACTTGACAGGCGAAGTGACCTGATAATATCAGGTGGTGAAAATGTATATCCGGCTGAAATTGAATCTGTTATTCTCATGCATCCGGCTGTTGAGGATGCGGGCGTTGCAGGCAGATATGATGAGAAATGGGGGAAGGCTGCAGTGGCCTTTGTAAAGGTCAAAGGGAATCAAAAGGTGACTGAAGAAGAACTCAGGGAGTTTTGCCGCATGAAACTTGCTGGATACAAGGTGCCTGCAGCTTTTAACTTCGTTGACGAGCTGCCTCGGAATGCAGCAAATAAATTATTACGCAGAAAGCTATGGAAATAATTTAAATCACTACATTTTAACTGCATAAATATTTTATAATAAGTATTGCTAAATGATAATCAATATCATATAATAATAATTATCAATGACGGTTAAAAAATAAGTATCTGTAAATGGTTCGCTGATAGGCTATGAATAAAATGAAAAATGGACAAATAAATATTCATTTAAAATAAAGGAGTAGGTTTAATTTGCAGGATATAAACCAAGGAAGGATACTTGTTTTAGAAGAGTTATTTATTAAGACAAAGATAATCTTTGTTATGGCCGGGTTATTTTTTGTGAATTATCTGGATGATACTCAAATTGATGAATCTAGCTATTTCAAAAAAGTGCTGATCTTTACTTTAATAGTGTATTTTATTGAAGGAGTTATTTACATTTATCAAACACAAATCAAATCAATCCCAGAAAAATTTCAGCCTCATTTTATTACTATTTTGACTGATGCCACCTTAGTTAGTCTGATGTTTTTTACTGCAATAGAGATGCAAATAAACCTGTACCCTTTATTTATAATCTACGTCGTCGTAGAAACCCTTCGCTTTCCTAAAATTCATTCGGCAGTTTTTGCCTTCATTGCCTCTATTTTATATGCAGGGATAGTATTATTAACCAGCGGCATTGAGGCTGTTTTGCAAGGAGATATTTTAATTAATATAACATTTTTGTATTTTTTTGCTCTAGTCATAGCTGCAGTCATCAGGGACATTAACTCGTTAGTAAAACAGGTCAGCTTTGTCCAGCAGGAGCTTGAGGAGAAAAACAACTATTTAAAAGATATCTCCCAGCAGGACCAGATGACAGGATTGCTTAATCATCAAGCTTTTTTTGAAACTCTAAGCCAGTTAAGAAAAAGAAAAAACCGAGACCAGCAAAATTTTTGCCTGGCATTGCTAGATATTGACAACTTCAAGAAAATTAATGACACTTACGGTCATTTGGCTGGGGATTATATTTTAACTGGGGTGGCTGAAGTTATCAAAAATATAATCAGAAAAACAGATCTAGCTGCCCGGTATGGAGGAGAAGAGTTTGCAGTAGTAATGACTGATACTAATCTTCAAGAAGGGGTAAAAATATGTGAAAGGATTAGGAAAGAAATTGCAGAAAGACCTTTTGACATTGATGGACAGACGGTTTTCATTACTATCAGCGGGGGCATCAGCACAAGTAATTTGTTTGCAGGAGATGAAGATTGCCAGTTTGTCGGGGCAGTTGATTCTCTGCTTTATCATGCCAAGCGAACAGGTAAAAATAAAATAGTCGCAGAGATGAGCCAGGTTTAAAAAATTGGAGGTGAGGAAAATGATGCCTCTATCATTGCTTAGAATCGGTGATAAGGTGGTTTTAAAGGAGATAACGGCAGACCATGGTGTAAAAAAGGCACTGTTAGACAGAGGATTAATTAGAGGAACTACGTTGAAGGTGTTGGCCAGTGACACAAATGGATCTTATATTTTGTATTTTGGGGGTACAAGATTAGCTGTTGATAAAGAATTAGCCAAATTTATCCTGGTGGAATCTTATCAGGGGGGAAAATTTGATGAAAAAACTAGATGAGGCCAAGCCTGGCGAAGAATTGACAATAGAAAAAATAATGCTTAAAGATAAAACTAAATATCGGTTAATGTCCATGGGTGTTACTCCAGGCACCTCTGTAAAAGTGGAAAAAATTGCTCCATTGGGCGATCCTATTGAAATCAAGGTCAGGGGATATTTATTGTCATTGCGTAAAAAAGAAGCTAGCCAGATTCTAGTCATGGAACGGGAGAGGATCATAACATGAATTCTCTTACTGTTGCTCTTGCTGGTAATCCTAATGTAGGCAAATCTGTTCTTTTTAATAGCTTGACGGGGGCCAGACAACATGTGGCTAATTGGCCTGGGGTTACCATAGAAAAAAAGTATGGTTTACATAGTTTGAAGGATAAAAATATAACAGTAAAGGTAGTGGATTTGCCAGGAATATACAGTTTGTCATCCTACTCCATGGAAGAAGTAGTAACTAGAGATTTTATTACTAAAGAGAGCCCGGATATTTTGATCAATGTAGTAGATGCGTCAAATATTGAGCGTAACCTCTATTTGACGATGCAGTTGTTAGAACTCAACAAACCAATGATAATAGCACTCAATATGATTGACGTTGCTCAAAAGCAGGGTATAGTAATAGATATAGCTGAACTGGAAAAAAAATTAGGCGTACCGGTTATACCTATCGTAGCTATCAAAGGAATAGGAATTGAAGACCTGATGAGCAAGGCTGTTGTCCCAACAGCAAAAAGGAATGAAAACAAAGAAAAACTACAGCTGAATTATGACCAGCACATTGAAGAAAAAATTGAAACTATTATCCATGAATTAGATAGTTATCCTGATTTAGTCAAGGATTGTCAAAAGCGTTGGCTGGCGATAAGGCTTCTTGAAGGTGACAATATTATTCTGGATAAGCTGAAAGAAATAAATTATAGATCTGTTTTACAAAAATTAAATGATATTAACCTGGAAGGCAGCCTGCTGTCTGAAATAGTAGAAAACAGGTACAAACTTATAGCTAACTTAATAGAGGAAGCAGTAGTCAAAACAACAGAGGAGCATCTTACTTTAACGGATAAAATTGACAGAGTAGTACTCAATCGGGTTTTAGGTATTCCCATATTTCTTTTGTTAATGTGGATAGTTTTTTTGCTGACCTTTGACTTGGCTGGAAATCCACTGGTAGGTCTAATTGATGATTTATTTGTTACCAGCTTTATTCCTAGTGTTACCCAGTTATTAAATAAATGGCAGTTATCCCCCATGTTGATTTCGATAGTTTCGGAAGGAATTATTGGGGGTGTAGGCAGTGTCTTAATATTTGTGCCCCAAATATTTATTTTATTCTTTTTTATTGCTTTTTTGGAAGACAGTGGTTATATGGCCAGGGCTGCGTTTATCATGGATCGAGTGATGCGGCGGATTGGCCTAAATGGTAAAGCATTTATTCCAATGCTATTAGGATTTGGTTGCTCTGTTCCGGCAATAATGACTGCCAGAACATTAGAAAATGAAAATGACCGGAAAGTGACAATTCTTTTAACCCCATTCATGTCCTGCAGTGCCAGGCTGCCGGTTTATTTGGTTTTTGTGACGGTATTTTTCCCCACGCGGGAAAGTGGTATAATCTTTTCCTTGTACTTACTTGGGATTGCTGTGGCTGTTGGATTGGGATTAATCTTAAAGCTAACGACTTTTAAAAGTGATTATGTGCCATTTATTCTGGAACTCCCCCCCTATCGGATCCCAACGTTAACAACAATACTATTGCGCATGTGGGATAGAGGAAAAATATTTTTAATAAAAGCAGGAACAATTATTTTCGGCATGTCAGTAATAATTTGGTGGTTATCCAACTTTTCCTTGGCAGGAAGCAGCCAGTTGGAGGACAGCTTTCTGGCAAGTATCGGTAAAATAGTGGCTCCGGTTTTCGCTCCTTTAGGATTTGATAGCTGGCAGGCTGCTGTGGCAATTTTAAGCGGATTTTTAGCTAAAGAAGTTGTAATCACTACTATGGCTGTCATTTATGGGATAGGCGATCTAGCTGCTTCCAGTCAAGAAGTTTATTTTCATAGCGTAATAAGTTCTTTCTTTACACCTCTGTCTGCTTACAGTTTTATGGTATTTGTGCTCTTGTATACTCCATGCATTGCTACATTAGCTACTATTAAAAGGGAAACGGGTTCTTATAAGTGGACAATTTTTGCCATGGCCGTCCAGTTCGTGCTGGCCTGGGTTGTTGCCTTTTTAATATATCAGGCTGGACTGCTGCTAAATTTTAAACTGTGATAAAAGCCAGGTAGTTTTAAAAATGGTTTTGTCAACAGAGCATGCCCTTGGCTTTAGCTAATTATATATTTCATGGAGGTAACTGGATGAATTTCATTAGCGGGATAATAATAGCAGGGTTATTCATTTATAGTGTTTTTATAATAATGAGGCACGTGAAAAAAAGTCTTTCCGGCAGTGGATGCGGTTGTAGTTGCAGCAGCAATTTGCGTCATGGAAATAGTAATCACTCATGCACTGGTGCCGGGGATTGTCAATGTAAAGAAAAAAAGTAACAGGAGATGGTTACCATTTTACAGGCTGCATTTGAGCAACAAGAGATAGAGCAGCTGCGCAGGCAAATTACGCTATTAAACAATAAATTGCAGGAACAGTCTTTTTTGGTTAAAATGACCAATATCTTAATTAAAGGACATGACCTGGAGACTACGATTAAAAGCATTTTGCAGCTGGCAATGGATATCACCGGCAGTGAAGCAGGTTGCCTGTATATAGCAGATCAGAACATAAGTCAATTAAAGATAGTCGAGGTAAATGGCGAAATTTCCGATGCTTTAGTAGAAGCTCTTAGTAGGCTAAGTCAATTGCTAACAAATGAAGAATTACATAAAATTGTAGAAATAACACAAGACAACTCCCTCTTTGAATATTTTGCCAAATTCGATAATAAGTTGATTTCACTGATCAATGTTCCATTATTGACCGCTGATAATAATGTTATTGGTTATGCAGTGGTAATGCATCGTCATGAAGCAGTACATAACCATCCAAATATTTATTCTTCAAAAGATTTAAAGCATTTAACCTTATTTGCTCACCAGGCAGCCTTGTTATTAGATAATACTAGGCTGAAAATAGAGCAGGGCAAAAAGGAGACATATATTAAAACAATTGCCAGCTTGGTTTCTGCTATTGATGAAAAAGATATCTATACCCAAAATCATTCCCAGCGAGTAGCCAAAATTACAGTAGAGTTTTCTAAAGCCATGGGCCTGCTAGACGATATTGTTGAAAAGCTTCACTATGGAGCTCTCTTACACGATATCGGGAAAATAGGAGTACCGGACAGCATTCTTAATAAACCGACCTCATTAAATAATGGGGAATTTGACGTTGTGAAAGAACATCCGGTAAAAGGAGTAAGAATATTAGCACCAATGGAGCTGGATAGTATTGTTCTGGATATTATTAAATATCATCATGAACGATTTGATGGCCGGGGTTATCCAAATGGGCTGAAAGGAGAGAAAATTCCTCTTGCCGCCAGAATAGTTAGTATTGTGGATGCCTGGGATGCCATGAATAGTGACCGGGCATACCGGAGCAGGCTGTCACAGGAACAAATATTAACTGAGTTGGAAAAGGGAAAGGGAACCCAGTTTGATCCCTTTTTAGCCGGGGAATTTATCATCCTGCTGACAAAAAATTTTTTTAATTAACTTCAAGTAAGAATTAGAAAATATTTAAAACCAGAAAAAACAGGAGAGGCCTTGATGTCTCTCCTGTTGAGGTTCTATTAGTGGATTTTGATTATTGAATGTCTGCATCTGGTACATCTTCTCCAGTGAGCTCACGATAGGATTGCTGCAGCAGCTGAACTACGAAAATCGGATTGTGCAGTCCAAGGCTGCCATCCTGGGCAACTAGAGTATGATTGTAAGCAGCTTGGTACACTTCATTAGGAACCTGGATTTCATTACCTGCTCCATTAGTAAATTTTATCACACCGCCACCTGCCTCAAAGGATCCTCCATTAATGGCTTCGGAAATGGCTTCCTCAAGCAAAGACAGTAATCCTGCAACCTCATCCTGAAAGCCCTTAGCATCTCCATCACCATCATAATCAGCACCAGCTTCTAGATTAACATCAGTTATACCTCTATGGCAATCACCACAGGCTGCTTCAGCATTATCAACTGCAAAGGTGTGAGAGGCCCAACCAGCATCAGTAGGCGTCATGTGACAGGAAACACAAGAATTGTCAACCTGGTTATGGGGTGATTCCTCCTGGTAGTCAAAATTTGCAGCACGTATACCACCTGTTCCAGTAAATACACCTGCTTGACTGCTTGGATGGGGGGCTGCTCTGCGTTCATCATTAATGTCTGGTGCCCGTCTTTCATTGTGACATGCTAGACACTGTGCTCCCGTACCTGCCTCAACATTTTCCTGGGTAGGAATACTTACAGTTCCGGCCTGAAGAAGCTCATTGCCACGACCTGTATGACAGGCTCTACAATCAGTGGCAACATGAAAATCTCTTTCCAGCTGGGCAACCTCTGTTAACTGCTGGGCAAATGCCCCACCGTCATGACATGCCACACAACCATCCCTTTCAGCGGCATAAAGGGTTATATTGGAGTGGCCGGATTCAACCCACTGTGTAACCAACTCAGTAATGTCTATCTCCTGAGCTTCCTGAGGTTGGGGAGCTGGTTCCTGGGGTGCAGGCTCTTGTGCTGGAGGGCATCCAACTGAGAGCAGAGAAAACAGAAATAGAATTAGACTTAGTACTATTGGTTTTATTTTCTTATGTAACAAATTTAAACACCTCCTTTGATAGGGTATTATTTGAAAAGGTATTATTAGTAGTTTGGTTATTTTTAAAAAGTTTATGTGTTTTTCAAATATTTTTTTGTTGCATTAATAGAAAGGCTAAAGTATAATTAAATAGATAATGAAAATCATTATCATTTAAAACAGAAGCAGGAGGTGCTACATAGTTAGGTAAATGATATTTCATAAAATGAAACTTTACAGCAGCTTATGGAAAATATCAAAAATTAAAGGGGGTATTTGTTTTGCTAAAACAAACAAAACTTGGAGTTTTAATAATAATTGCTTTTATAACAATAGGTTTACTAGCTGGTTGTGGGTCTAATCAAGGCAAGGACTCACAAGGAAGTTCAAATAATGGTCAGGAATTAAATAATGGGAAAGCTACTGGAGAACTGGTTGTCTACTCTTCTCGTAATGAAAGGTTCGTCCAAAGCCTTCTTGATAAGTTTGAAAGTGAAACAGGCATAAAAGTGATTGCACTACACGGGGCCAATCCACTGCAAATAGTAGAAGAGGCCAACAATGTACGTGCAGATATATTTATCTCAAATGATCTTGGGGCTTTGGGTTATCTGCATATGCAGGGCTTATTGCAGGGATCAAATCCTAAAGGCATAGAAACTATTCCTGAATTGTTCAGGGCTGATGATAATTCATATTTTGCCATATCTGTTAGAGCTAGAGGATTTATTTATAATAAAGATTTAATTTCAGAAGAGGAAATGCCAAAAAGCATTGAAGATCTCTTTGAGCCAAAGTGGACCCAGGTTAAGAATGGATATGCCATTACCCGTGGTGGCAATAGTGGTATGATTGGCCATGTTTCTGCACTTCGTTATGAGTGGGGTGATGAAAAAGCTGCCAGGTGGATTGCTGCCATAAGAGAAAATGCGGCAGGAATTTATCAAGGTCATGGTGAAATACGCAGGGCAGTAGGTGCAGGTGAGCATGCTTTTGGCCTTGTGAACAACTATTATTTTCATCAACAATTATTAGAACCTGAAAATAATAATGTGGGTTTTATTTATGTGGATCAGGGTGATAATCAAATGGGTGTTGTTGCAAATGCAGCTGGTGTAGGTCTAGTAAAGGGAGGACCTAATGGAGACAACGCTATAGCCTTTCTTGAATGGCTGCTGTTACCTGAAAACCAGGTGGCTTTTGTAGGGGAATCACTAGAACTTCTAATCAATTCACAATTTGGTGCAGTGTATCCGCCAGAAGTTGAACCACATATAGTTGACTTTAAAGATTTGAAGGTTCAGGATATGCCAATTAAAGAGCTTGGGCAGTTTTTTGAAGATACAAGGGCTCTAATTGAAGCATCTGGTCTTGATCTTGATTTGAAATAGTTTTTTTGGAATTTGCTTGTTTGGGAGAGGGCACTATGAGAAAAAATTCTAACAGGATGACACAAATGACACAATTAAATAATAATCCACCTGCCCAGGTTGGGGAAAAATTTTCCCCAGCCATTTTCCATTTTTTTAAAAGCAAATGGCTGAACATATGGAACGGTAATCCTCCAGGTTCACTCCTGCTTCTTTTTGGGCTGTGTATAGCACTGATAATGTCAATACCAATTATTTATGTAATGTGGCGCTCAATTTTTGCAGGTATGGACCGTTGGATGCGGCTGCTTGATGAGAGAATTCCCCAGCTATTATGGAATACAGTTTCTGTTACTTTTGCAGTTACTGTTTGTGCAGTGATAATTGGAGTATCTTTGGCATGGATA
The DNA window shown above is from Desulfitibacter alkalitolerans DSM 16504 and carries:
- the menB gene encoding 1,4-dihydroxy-2-naphthoyl-CoA synthase; the encoded protein is MAVKWMREGSYEDIIYETYNGIAKITINRPEVRNAFRPKTVTELIDAFTYARDDAHIGVIILAGAGVDAFCSGGDQKVRGHGGYVGDDKIPRLNVLDLQRLIRVIPKPVVAMVSGYAIGGGHVLHIVCDLTIAADNAVFGQTGPRVGSFDAGYGAGYLARIVGHKKAREIWYLCRQYSAQEALEMGLVNTVVPLERLEEETVKWCEEMLENSPTALRFLKASFNADTDGLAGLQQLAGDATLLFYTTDEAKEGRDAFKEKRRPEFKKFPRFP
- a CDS encoding o-succinylbenzoate--CoA ligase, which gives rise to MSSEKMPNWLHKRSELTPERIALRSEDEQYTFAQLNEGSKKMAQRLAQLGVKENDHVALLMNNNICTVEIIHGLEYLGAVMVLLNTRLTSFELTWQLKDSKTTFLIYDGDYEETVAVVVLGNQALQVAAVDQLLALKGKDAPLKYEIALEQLHTIIYTSGTTGNPKGVMLTYGNHWWSAVASALNLGLHNNDCWLLCVPVFHVSGLSILMRSVIYGISVDIHEAFDPAKVNKAIKHNQISIISVVGVMLTRMLGELIDLSYPGTLRCVLLGGGSVPQSLLQQSKKGNIPVFQTYGMTETASQIATLGPDYLTSKLGSAGKALFPAQLKIIKDEKEQGTGEVGEIVVKGPNVTKGYYGNQQETSKTIKDGWLYTGDMGYKDEDGFLYVLDRRSDLIISGGENVYPAEIESVILMHPAVEDAGVAGRYDEKWGKAAVAFVKVKGNQKVTEEELREFCRMKLAGYKVPAAFNFVDELPRNAANKLLRRKLWK
- a CDS encoding GGDEF domain-containing protein, producing the protein MQDINQGRILVLEELFIKTKIIFVMAGLFFVNYLDDTQIDESSYFKKVLIFTLIVYFIEGVIYIYQTQIKSIPEKFQPHFITILTDATLVSLMFFTAIEMQINLYPLFIIYVVVETLRFPKIHSAVFAFIASILYAGIVLLTSGIEAVLQGDILINITFLYFFALVIAAVIRDINSLVKQVSFVQQELEEKNNYLKDISQQDQMTGLLNHQAFFETLSQLRKRKNRDQQNFCLALLDIDNFKKINDTYGHLAGDYILTGVAEVIKNIIRKTDLAARYGGEEFAVVMTDTNLQEGVKICERIRKEIAERPFDIDGQTVFITISGGISTSNLFAGDEDCQFVGAVDSLLYHAKRTGKNKIVAEMSQV
- a CDS encoding FeoA family protein; the encoded protein is MMPLSLLRIGDKVVLKEITADHGVKKALLDRGLIRGTTLKVLASDTNGSYILYFGGTRLAVDKELAKFILVESYQGGKFDEKTR
- a CDS encoding FeoA family protein, which codes for MKKLDEAKPGEELTIEKIMLKDKTKYRLMSMGVTPGTSVKVEKIAPLGDPIEIKVRGYLLSLRKKEASQILVMERERIIT
- the feoB gene encoding ferrous iron transport protein B encodes the protein MNSLTVALAGNPNVGKSVLFNSLTGARQHVANWPGVTIEKKYGLHSLKDKNITVKVVDLPGIYSLSSYSMEEVVTRDFITKESPDILINVVDASNIERNLYLTMQLLELNKPMIIALNMIDVAQKQGIVIDIAELEKKLGVPVIPIVAIKGIGIEDLMSKAVVPTAKRNENKEKLQLNYDQHIEEKIETIIHELDSYPDLVKDCQKRWLAIRLLEGDNIILDKLKEINYRSVLQKLNDINLEGSLLSEIVENRYKLIANLIEEAVVKTTEEHLTLTDKIDRVVLNRVLGIPIFLLLMWIVFLLTFDLAGNPLVGLIDDLFVTSFIPSVTQLLNKWQLSPMLISIVSEGIIGGVGSVLIFVPQIFILFFFIAFLEDSGYMARAAFIMDRVMRRIGLNGKAFIPMLLGFGCSVPAIMTARTLENENDRKVTILLTPFMSCSARLPVYLVFVTVFFPTRESGIIFSLYLLGIAVAVGLGLILKLTTFKSDYVPFILELPPYRIPTLTTILLRMWDRGKIFLIKAGTIIFGMSVIIWWLSNFSLAGSSQLEDSFLASIGKIVAPVFAPLGFDSWQAAVAILSGFLAKEVVITTMAVIYGIGDLAASSQEVYFHSVISSFFTPLSAYSFMVFVLLYTPCIATLATIKRETGSYKWTIFAMAVQFVLAWVVAFLIYQAGLLLNFKL
- a CDS encoding HD-GYP domain-containing protein is translated as MVTILQAAFEQQEIEQLRRQITLLNNKLQEQSFLVKMTNILIKGHDLETTIKSILQLAMDITGSEAGCLYIADQNISQLKIVEVNGEISDALVEALSRLSQLLTNEELHKIVEITQDNSLFEYFAKFDNKLISLINVPLLTADNNVIGYAVVMHRHEAVHNHPNIYSSKDLKHLTLFAHQAALLLDNTRLKIEQGKKETYIKTIASLVSAIDEKDIYTQNHSQRVAKITVEFSKAMGLLDDIVEKLHYGALLHDIGKIGVPDSILNKPTSLNNGEFDVVKEHPVKGVRILAPMELDSIVLDIIKYHHERFDGRGYPNGLKGEKIPLAARIVSIVDAWDAMNSDRAYRSRLSQEQILTELEKGKGTQFDPFLAGEFIILLTKNFFN
- a CDS encoding ammonia-forming cytochrome c nitrite reductase subunit c552, coding for MLHKKIKPIVLSLILFLFSLLSVGCPPAQEPAPQEPAPQPQEAQEIDITELVTQWVESGHSNITLYAAERDGCVACHDGGAFAQQLTEVAQLERDFHVATDCRACHTGRGNELLQAGTVSIPTQENVEAGTGAQCLACHNERRAPDINDERRAAPHPSSQAGVFTGTGGIRAANFDYQEESPHNQVDNSCVSCHMTPTDAGWASHTFAVDNAEAACGDCHRGITDVNLEAGADYDGDGDAKGFQDEVAGLLSLLEEAISEAINGGSFEAGGGVIKFTNGAGNEIQVPNEVYQAAYNHTLVAQDGSLGLHNPIFVVQLLQQSYRELTGEDVPDADIQ
- a CDS encoding extracellular solute-binding protein, which gives rise to MLKQTKLGVLIIIAFITIGLLAGCGSNQGKDSQGSSNNGQELNNGKATGELVVYSSRNERFVQSLLDKFESETGIKVIALHGANPLQIVEEANNVRADIFISNDLGALGYLHMQGLLQGSNPKGIETIPELFRADDNSYFAISVRARGFIYNKDLISEEEMPKSIEDLFEPKWTQVKNGYAITRGGNSGMIGHVSALRYEWGDEKAARWIAAIRENAAGIYQGHGEIRRAVGAGEHAFGLVNNYYFHQQLLEPENNNVGFIYVDQGDNQMGVVANAAGVGLVKGGPNGDNAIAFLEWLLLPENQVAFVGESLELLINSQFGAVYPPEVEPHIVDFKDLKVQDMPIKELGQFFEDTRALIEASGLDLDLK